The stretch of DNA TCTCGCTCCATTCCTTCCATAGTAATCCGAGGTCCTTTATTAGAACTTCCTTTTGGTTCGAGTTCCAGACAGATCAGATAGCCTTCTGTTTTCAATACATTTCTCATTTGCCGTAACAATGGTCCCAACGGCTGAATTTCATGCAATACCAGGGAAGCAATAATCATATCGATAGTTCCATCAGGTAAAGAAAGTTCCTCCATACTTTTTTGCACCGGAACAATATTCGTAAGCTGCTCCTTCAAGGCTTTCTCTTTTATTATTTCCAGCATTGTAGCATCGATATCTAAGGCGTATACTTTGCCCACGGTCTTCTTCGCCACCGGGATGGAAAAATAACCGGTTCCGGCGCCAAAGTCCAAGATGCTGTCCGTTTCTTTTAAAGGAATCATGTTCAGCAGCTGTTCCGGGGAAAATTCTTTTCTTCGTTCGGGACTTTCCAAGTACGATACCTTTCCTTTGCTATGCTTGCCATGTGGGTGATGCATAGATATCCTCCTTTGTTAGCAGCAGGTTAAACGTGCTGTTGATCCTCGTTGAATTTTTCTTCGGTCAGTGCTGCGATCACGGATAAGGCAGCCATACTGCCTTCTGCCGCTGGTTACTTCTGTTTGGATTCTGCCTCTTTAGCAATGTCGATCAAAAGCTTCGATTTCAATTCACTTTTCATATTTTCCTCTGCCTGCCACATGACTTTCTCAATCAAGCAGCCTTCATGATGAATGGAGCAGTCGAATAAGCTTGCATCTCCTTCAATCGCATGAATAACATCTAAAAAGGAAATTTCCTGTTTGGTTCTAGAGATTTTATAGCCCCCCTTCGCTCCGGGTGTCGACTCGATCAAACCGGCTTTCGCAAGTTTGGTTAATATTTTAGAAAGGTACGTCGGGGAAAGATGTTGCATTTCGGCTAATTCCTGCACTCCCACCAAGCTCTCCCTAGGCTGTAGTATCAAATGCACCATTGTGTGCAGGGCGTAGTTTGTCGCGTTTGAATACTTCATACATATCCTCCTTCCCATTGCGGATATTAAAGACTCATGATATCTCTAATTAGAAATAGATTATCACCATACGTGAAGGAAGTCAACTAATAACAGGTACCAATAACAGGTGCCTGTGCATCGCACAATTCAGAAACAATTTGAAATATTCCTGAATTCAGTGATGCACAGGTACCTTATTCAAATAGGTACCTGTGCATCGCACTTTGTAAGCTTATAGCCTATTATTTATGAAGACGGCGGGAGTCGAACGTGCGTCCAGAGGCCTCCACCACAATCATTCTGCAATGGATGAATCTTCCGGATAATAAAGCTCCTTCCGCAAACAAACGTCCTTATGCCTCAATGTTTCACCCTCAAACCGCAGCCAAATTTCATCATCCGCCATGACACCATGCGTTTTTCGAACAATGCCCCAGCGATTATATGCTTGCATGCCAAGACTTTGGAGTAGTTCGTCGGCATTGGCGCGAGTAGGGGGGAAAGTGCGCCATTTCAACCATTTCTCCAGTTCTTCTGTTGTAATATGCCCCTCCATATTTGGAGAAAACTGTTTATTGAAGTCACTAATATAATTAATGACATATGGTGTTCCGCCATTCGATGGTTTTAAGTCTACATGCGCAATCACTTCATCCATCCACATCACATCAAACTTCATATAATCAATCATCGGGATCACTTCCTTCAAAGAACAGATGCGCAAAACTAGGGTCATTCATTTGCGAAAGAAGTACCAGCTTCGCGCGACCAAAATCGATATCCGTCGTTTCCAGTTGATGTAATAGGTTGGTTTTATTGATAAATGCGGGTCCCTTATAAAGGGCTAGCTGCTTGGAAAAACTCGAATTGAATGGCTTTGCCTTCACTTTTCGTTTTAGTATTGTCAGCGGTTTGCCAGGT from Bacillus sp. OxB-1 encodes:
- a CDS encoding class I SAM-dependent methyltransferase, giving the protein MHHPHGKHSKGKVSYLESPERRKEFSPEQLLNMIPLKETDSILDFGAGTGYFSIPVAKKTVGKVYALDIDATMLEIIKEKALKEQLTNIVPVQKSMEELSLPDGTIDMIIASLVLHEIQPLGPLLRQMRNVLKTEGYLICLELEPKGSSNKGPRITMEGMEREMKEAGFHVTEKYFPSESLYMLIAQKTD
- a CDS encoding RrF2 family transcriptional regulator — its product is MKYSNATNYALHTMVHLILQPRESLVGVQELAEMQHLSPTYLSKILTKLAKAGLIESTPGAKGGYKISRTKQEISFLDVIHAIEGDASLFDCSIHHEGCLIEKVMWQAEENMKSELKSKLLIDIAKEAESKQK